The Eriocheir sinensis breed Jianghai 21 chromosome 21, ASM2467909v1, whole genome shotgun sequence genome includes the window ATTGAATATCAAAATAGTTATTAGTACTAATAGCTGTTGTCTGTTTTCTCCTGGCTACAGTTTGCTGAAGCATGAAAGGACCCACAGGAAGGGCAGCAAACTGAGCTACAGGTGCAAGGTCTGTGACAGCCTCTACTCCCAGTCCTCGCACCTCAAAACACACATGAAGAATGCtcatggaggtgaaggaaaaccCTTACTTGTAGTTTTGTAATATTTGGGTACATAATGTTACTTTTATACTTACTGGAACTGTGTGAATTTTATATTCCAAATATTTGAAAGTATATAGATAGTTTTACTTGTGATATTTCCTATCATGTCTCTGTTGTCTCATTCCTTCTTTGAATTTAGTCCTTGGAGCTACCCACCAAACCAGTTCCCATTCAATAACTTTGCTTGCAgaaatattgttttttttagctTCTATATTTGTCCTTGCTATCCTTTTGTTATATTACAGAAATTTCTAAATACCTCTTATCCTAAACTAATCTTTTTGTAACCTCATCTCCCTTACTTGCAGAAAACTGTGTAAGTGTGCGCTTGCATAGTGAGGGAAAGCAAAGTGTAATGTCCAGCAATCActgatctttatttttcctccaccaGATAATCCTGGTTTCCGTTGTGATCAATGCAGTGTGGTGCTACTCTGCCGCTCATCTCTGAGGCGCCATTTAGCAACAGTGCACGCTTCCACTACTAGGTTCACGTGCCCTCACTGCAGCAAGGGTTTCAATAACCAGCAAAATTACCATGGTCAGCAGTGTGAACTTTTACCAAACCTACTTATATAAACTGCCTTTTTTATCACCCTTGCCCCAGATTTTTTTTTAGAGTAGTATACTGCTTTACTTGATTCTGGGAAATCTCTTGAGTGCTACTTATTGGCACTCAGTTCCTACTAAACAGTTTGCTTTTTAGAAGGCAGCATGACAAGAGTTGCAAGGCAGGAGTTAAGGTGGAGCTTACAAAGTTTTAAAGTAGGTGTTGTTCAGGTTATGATAAACATATTTCTCATTTCATAGTGAAACTTAGGCAGCTTATGCATATGCCGCCATGGAGTGGTGGTTAGCATGTGCACAtaagcctgggttcgaatcccagtccAGGCAGTCAGCatacagctcacccagctgtttatcttcccttttgggttggtcgataaataggtaccATGAGAAACCTGGGAAGGGTAAAGTGTGCCAATCCTTGATTTCACATTGGCCcatgtcccagggtaatgggttcgtatccaccacaggctcaaaggatcaATGGCACAGAAATGAGCACTTCAGTCATGCTCAGCTATAACATATGCACCCAGCTTTACCTTACTTTGCCTATGGCAGGCTATGAGTTCCATTAGTCTTCTTATAATGTGGGATTGTCTTTCTTTTTGCAGAAAAAGGATGAACTAAAATGGGATATGTTTGTAGGTGCACACTAGAAATGTCATTACTGTTAAACATCAATAGTTTTTGGTGACTGAGATCTTTAATATGGTCactattttgttttctgtttcttggTCATGCAAGTAAGCATCACATTGTTCAAACATTGTCTACTCATGTCCTGTCTTGGCAGGCCATGTGCGGAGCCACACTGGGGAGCGTCCCTACAAGTGCCTGGTGTGTCCCAAGGCTTTCACCACCCCCAAGGCCCTCAGCAGGCACCGCATGGTTCACCGTGGCACCAAAGCTCACAAGgtactctttcacttcctcctgcaTATAGTTGTACATGGTGATCATTGGATCAAGGTAAAATTGCATTTTCATGTATATCCGAGTCAGGTTTCCTCTACTATGCAAACCACATTCTTTTCAAGAAACTGAATTGATAACTTTAAGCCTCCATGTTCATTAGCATTGTCATCCTCTTTCAttcactgagatggtttggacaagtGATGAAAATAAGTGAAGATGATTTTGTGAGGAGAGTATATGAGGGCAGGATTGAGAAAGAAGGTATCAGGAAGAGACCACCAGCAAAATGGATCAATAGAGTGATCTAGTAATTGGTTGAATTGGTAGGCATGTGACTGAACATGCTGAGATGAAAAATGGAATAGGGAAAGCTGGAGACACGTTTACTTTGTCTGCCTCCAAGAGGGTAGCTCCCATGAGGAAACAGGGCATTCACGACACAGATACGTAGATAGATTCCTTAattttttgtaaaaaaatactGCCCATCTCAGCTAAGTGTTTTCACCAAAATGGTAATATTCTTGACAAAATCAAATCCCATGACATAAATTAGTTAGATGTATGGAGGTCAGCAACAGTGTAAAGCTTAGTCTTGGACACCTTACGTCTTTGGTGTTGTATGTCATAGAAAGACTTCTTCATTTGTTCCAGTGTGCACAGTGTGGCAAGGCTTTCCTGGAGCTTTGTGACCTGAAGAGGCACACCAAACGACATCTGCTGAAGAGTGCCAAGAGGGTTGCCAACCAAGATAGTGCCACCAATCCCCCAGAGGCCAGTGTAGAGTCCATCAACCTCATGGTGCTAACAGACTCACTCATCTTCACAGAGTCTCAGCAGCTCCTTGATAATCCAGAGCCCAGGCCAAATCAGGTACGCAAATATAATGATcaagttgtattttgtatatatgtaatttttttctgtttagaAATTGTTCATCATTGCATTATTTTCATGTTTTGCTCTTAAGAAACATTTACAAAAGGCAATAAAAGCTCAACATTATTAAGCAGTATTTTTGGTAATGATATTGAACAATAGGGCGAGTCTGCTCATTCAAGGCAGCTAGTATTGGAGGGGTTATTAGGAAAGTTTTCATCACTGAGCATGGATCTTGGGACTTTAGCAAGTGCATGCATCGTATTGAATAAATATTACTTTTGACACTTCTTTTTTTGTAAATCATGCTATTCATCAGCTATTTAACTGGAAGCTTAATTTTCTGAcacctttatccttttttttttttgggggggggggattccTTCCAAGTCAAGCATTTGTAGAGGATATATAATCagcttgctctttttcttctaacTTAGTTCTTACTTCCATTAATGTCAAGCTTattttttgtagattttttttttacaactcaaAGTTAGTCATATTGTAGCAGCTCTCtgtattttttcaatttttttctatatctgcATTTCTTCAAATTTGAAATTCAGACTGTCCTAATGAATGTAATGGCATATCATCATCTCATGTATTAAAGCTTTTTTCATATGTGCTAAAAGTGACTGTGTTCATACTTTGCCATTATGTAATTGATTTTCAAACCTTTCCATGATTTTCCTTATCTAAGCTTTGTGAGGAGGGATATACACTTTTATTTGTCTTGTACAACTCATGAAATATTAGGTAATGCTTATTGTTGGATTTTTTAATTCTTGCTTCCAATGTAGAGAGCTTTCTTAGACTTGGTGAATGTAACTGTGGTTTCAGGTCCTCCTACCCAATGGGAAGCTGAATGGCCCCAAGGATGTTAGCAATGAGACTGTTTTGGAGGGAGGTTCAACACCCCTGGAGCTGGAGAAAAAGCCTCAAGTAGAGGTATTGGCCCCAGGCCCCCTGCTGCCAGCCACTCCAGACTTGGGGGCTGTCCTGGAGCCTCCAGTGATGGGAGACATGGCTGCTCCCCTGCACCCCAGCCAGGTGTTGCAGCCCACCACCATTGACGCAGAGGTTGGAGCTGGTGCTTCCCAAGTAGACCTAGTACACCGTGAGTGCCCTGGAGTCCCTGTTGCTTCTGACGTCCCTACAATGGTGGTTCTGGCTTCTGCAAGCACCCCTACAGAGTTTCTGCCTGACCCAGAGCCCAGGACTGGGGACAGGACCAGCAGCCCAGTTGGAGATGTGGGTGAGCGAGTGCTGAGTCATGCGACGTGGTGACCTATGCCCCAGGGATGAGATGAGGCAAGTCATGCAGTGCCACAGGCTCTTGGGGTTTCAATGCTGTGGTCTAATTAATGGTGCCTCTAAAAttattcttttctccccttcttttcaaaTACACATCAAGGCCTATGTTTTCTGGTATGGTATTGCAGCAATAGCAcagcttttatttttattgaccATGGTAGATGTTTGGTACTTTGGAAGCTAACATTATATTTAGGTGTATGCCAGTAAACcagtataaaaaaagagaggaagggggcaaCTTTTGAAAATATGATGCTCCCTACTAACATCACTGGAGCCTTATCACCTTCACTCTCTTCTGAATCCATACATGTATGATATATCTTTCTTGACATCAAGGCAACAACTTTAGTGTTCCAGTAAACCAATGCAAGAATGATGACCACAGAGTGTTTTAAAGCCTAGCTTTGGTTACACTTACCATCATCATTCAAATATCTGTGTATTAACCCCTTGCATCCCAGGAAGGTCACTGTATGGCTTGAGAGTATCCCAGGATGAAGGAACCACATTAAGAAAAAAATCCCATGCAAGCAATTTGAATTAGGTGCACACAAGAGCCTGGGGATAGAGCTTGAGTGCTGGGATGGTGCTGTGGGGTCGAATGTGTTGAGTACAAAGAAAAAGTTAATAGTCTGCTCATTGTAGGTATGTGATGATTTAGTGGTTTTCAATTAAACGAGTGTCATTCGGTGCATGGGTCTTCCAACAgttcatttattatcattatcgatTGGAGCATTTCCTATAATTTGTGAGGGGAGTCAAAATGGTAtcttgataatgatgataataataataataataataataataataataataataataataataataataataataataataataataataataatacttgcaGCAAGAAAAAGTTGGAAATACTCTAGTCAAAGAAGAATTACCCACCAAAATGGACACTGTACATCACTCACAACCCATCTCAGCCAGAGCTGTACAGAGGTTTCAGGCTAAAAAGAGTTTGCTTCCATTCATGATTCATTTTgcctttgttcttccttttgaaCGATTTCTCCTAATGTATCTGTTGTCATCTCTCTTGGTTTCCTTTTCTTCAGAACCTACTTACACTGTCTTCCATCATGTCTACCCAGCTCCTTGTGGAATATgggtcatcccttccttccttcacccccatcCTCATTGTTGTAAgcatttttcactttccttgtgCCCTCCATTCTCTCAACATGTCCATTTAAGTTAGTATGCCTTCCTAGATATGCTTTTCAGGTGACTTTCAtattcctcacctctcctttccttcctcccactccttagTTCTACTCCTCCCCAAAACATGTACCTCTAACCCATTCTGGCTTCCAAGTAGCTTCTCCACTTTAAGAGTTTCAACATTTATTCTCATGTGagtttgtattttccttttccatgACAATAACCTTCCATTATATTATGGTGACACAGATTTGGTGTTATATAACTCAGAAGATCTCCTGACATGTTTAGCCCTCCTGGAAATATAAAAGAACAGCATATCTGCATTCCTAacatctgatatatatatatatatatatatatatatatatatatatatatatatatatatatatatatatatatatatatatatatatatatatatatatatatatatatatatatatatatatatatatatatatatatatatatatatatatatacacaccaacTGTTTCCATTGTCTTTGTttacaagaaaataaggaagtgaaggagggttGTGGAATATGAAAGTCACATGAAAAGACAAAGCCAATGTTAACaatttgatttgattttttttttccagatttAAACAGTACTCTATTTTCTAAAATATACTATTTCCTTATCATTCCATCCAAATAAATACTGAACAGCATGCTCCTTCTAGCCTGATCCCAGTTCAACTGATTTAGAAGCAGGGGATAAGTTTGTTGATGAGAAATATTTGTTTGACTCGGTAACACTTTCATAAGAGCATATAAACCTATATCAGTATATAAGCAATATATGAAGCATTCATGTTAATTGATTTTCAGCCCTGCCTTAAAATATATTCATATAGTGCAGCTGGTGATTTTCCACTGTATGTATTTGCCAAAATGTGCCTTGCTGTCTTGGCCATGTAGCAGAACTGTTGGTGAGGAGTAGAGGTAAAGTTTTCCTGTCTCCTGTGGCCACAGCTGTGCCTGCAAAGGTGGAAGGTGTCCTCTTTATCATTTGCAATATTCATGTTTGTTGAGTGACATTTTTAGTTATTGATTGCCATCCATGCTGTCTCATTGATAGCCACTTTATGGTTGTAAATCTAGTCATTAAGAGGTTCTGCTTCGTGGTTATAAACATGACCACCAGTTATTACCAGTTATTAAGCAGTTATAAGTTTATCTTGAGCTCAGAGAGCAACATGTAGATTATTATTTATACACTAACCTTCAAAGGGAGTGAAAAATATCTAGTCAAGAGTCTAGTCAAGTATCTGAATGATTGTCAATAAGAGAAATTTAATAAAATATTTGTCATACAGTTTATTTGTTCACCCTGTGAGTTTAACATAGATGCACATCCGGCGAGTGAGTGAGACGGTGCAGCACCGCACAGTCGCACACCGCGTGCATGGTGTGATATGTGACTCATATATTCATCGTGGTTTGAAGGTAAGCTGTGCAACAATCAATGGATGTCGCCACAAGGCaggaggaggacagtgaaggCAGAGAACAGTCGGGAGGCTGACTGGCAAAGCGCGCCACGTACAGGGAGCAGCACTTTGTGTGCGGGAATGTATATTGATTGCCggttttatttttcatgcataTGTACTCAGGCGACGAGGCGAAATACTGCGTAAGGAAGCCTGTTGTGCCTGGCGATGGCAAGTGGCCGGAAGTAATTATATTTAACGTATCGGGTGCATGATGGCCGCAGAGTAGGCGCCAAATATATGTAATGCTGCCGGTAAGTTTCaccattatttatttgtttgattaATACCACAGTAGGCCTATTTCAGCACTTATAAGAAGCATTACAGGGAAGGAGTTGTGTTTCCCTTGGAGTGGGCATGTGTAGCATGGAGAGAGGGCTCATCATGGACCACTTGCAGCGCAGTCACAAGACTTTTTGGTTGGTTATtagttgttatttattttatttgtcaaAAGGTGTCCATCAGCAGGCAGTTATATATATGATTTGTGGTCCTCCTggagataaattaataaatggtTTCTTAACACTTTACACTAATCATTTGGTGTTGTTACAAGTGTTATTTATTTCAGTTGGCAAGCGTCCATCAACCGTTATAAGGGTTGTGGTCCctctggagaaagaaaaaaatcagatgGCGTCTTAACACCTCAGAGTAATCAATCATATGGTGTTGGTTACAAGACTTTATGGTTGGTTGACAGTTGTTATTTATTTCAGTATTGTCAGGAGTCGTTATTTGCATCCCGGGTCCCTGCACGTCCTGTCCGTGTATCCCTCCGCTCCTCCGGCCGGCCACGAGCCATAACAACCCTTACGCATAGAGCAATAAAGGCTATTTTCACGAGCCACCATCCATTAGAGAGTTTACTATTATACAAGATACTAACAAAACTCACGTGGCACGCTTACAGTTATGCATTTAAAGCCTCA containing:
- the LOC127001759 gene encoding zinc finger protein 358-like isoform X2 → MAGSRAELCRLCGGQEGKLLHLHDTFSTLGTSSTILQLLHSISVFLKAECEALMPHHLCWTCFNTAVDISAFIDSGINFQRTTANHFLSSLSTSIEAAPCDPLLLPLPSSGADDQEIVLQGELEEEQEVVLGTASNKAGASILAVAEEEAKLQECYPEPKISLNKSSDVKIDEDKDASLHYFFHTNQMPDEAGEAITVIEELTEKSQEFQESTNIVKEGKGDQHQGSKQISDADSEKEEDQGSTQVLKEEVKKPSPGNEREKCPHCSKTFLRQSQLKSHLVTHSEARPHQCTVCGVAFKYRRNLVEHTHTHSQQPSFICAVCGLTFKQKSNLLKHERTHRKGSKLSYRCKVCDSLYSQSSHLKTHMKNAHGDNPGFRCDQCSVVLLCRSSLRRHLATVHASTTRFTCPHCSKGFNNQQNYHGHVRSHTGERPYKCLVCPKAFTTPKALSRHRMVHRGTKAHKCAQCGKAFLELCDLKRHTKRHLLKSAKRVANQDSATNPPEASVESINLMVLTDSLIFTESQQLLDNPEPRPNQVLLPNGKLNGPKDVSNETVLEGGSTPLELEKKPQVEVLAPGPLLPATPDLGAVLEPPVMGDMAAPLHPSQVLQPTTIDAEVGAGASQVDLVHRECPGVPVASDVPTMVVLASASTPTEFLPDPEPRTGDRTSSPVGDVGERVLSHATW
- the LOC127001759 gene encoding zinc finger protein 358-like isoform X1, encoding MAGSRAELCRLCGGQEGKLLHLHDTFSTLGTSSTILQLLHSISVFLKVQAECEALMPHHLCWTCFNTAVDISAFIDSGINFQRTTANHFLSSLSTSIEAAPCDPLLLPLPSSGADDQEIVLQGELEEEQEVVLGTASNKAGASILAVAEEEAKLQECYPEPKISLNKSSDVKIDEDKDASLHYFFHTNQMPDEAGEAITVIEELTEKSQEFQESTNIVKEGKGDQHQGSKQISDADSEKEEDQGSTQVLKEEVKKPSPGNEREKCPHCSKTFLRQSQLKSHLVTHSEARPHQCTVCGVAFKYRRNLVEHTHTHSQQPSFICAVCGLTFKQKSNLLKHERTHRKGSKLSYRCKVCDSLYSQSSHLKTHMKNAHGDNPGFRCDQCSVVLLCRSSLRRHLATVHASTTRFTCPHCSKGFNNQQNYHGHVRSHTGERPYKCLVCPKAFTTPKALSRHRMVHRGTKAHKCAQCGKAFLELCDLKRHTKRHLLKSAKRVANQDSATNPPEASVESINLMVLTDSLIFTESQQLLDNPEPRPNQVLLPNGKLNGPKDVSNETVLEGGSTPLELEKKPQVEVLAPGPLLPATPDLGAVLEPPVMGDMAAPLHPSQVLQPTTIDAEVGAGASQVDLVHRECPGVPVASDVPTMVVLASASTPTEFLPDPEPRTGDRTSSPVGDVGERVLSHATW